A single window of Triplophysa rosa linkage group LG2, Trosa_1v2, whole genome shotgun sequence DNA harbors:
- the abcb9 gene encoding ATP-binding cassette sub-family B member 9: MKVAVIIGFNLVFTLVDIVVTTVLYAHGSSLDIFADELEDFDIHRSTLDLWGMVLIRAVLLLGASIGVFFNRSDGPRRVSNLGTLVALICLTNMTYALAKMLMLSEEGDLMYDPWFLSLFSWTCLSAIGTMISWNQMAQASSVVSDREDNEERERLVDSIETEDESSEKSSKSKNERSHSGATIGRLLSYCKKDSALLGIAFFFLLLSAVCEAFIPYYTGKAIDGIVIHKSMDSFTKPIITLTVLALVSSVASGFRGGVFSLTFARLNIRLRNVLFRSLMNQEIGFFDANHTGDITSRLTSDTTQVSDLISQNVNLFLRSFVKGMGMFIFMFGMSWKLSLVTLMGFPYIGVVSKLYGEYYKKLTKEVQTALAQANKVAEETISAMRTVRSFANEEQECDSYYNRLQEMFSLNKKQAVAYACYMWSSYISELALQIAILFYGGHLVVTNQMSGGTLISFIIYELELGEALENISSVYTGLMQGVGAAEKVFEYIDRKPKHVLDGQEAPEAFEGKVEFKNVTFAYPARPEMHILKNVSFSLCPGQITALVGPSGGGKSSCVCLLENFYAPQQGHVLVDGRPVNTYQHKYYHSQVALVAQEPVLFARTVQMNISYGLPDVPMETVIKAAINANAHDFITGLSNGYDTGVGEKGTQLSGGQKQRVAIARALIRNPRVLILDEATSALDSESEYIFQQALNNLMREHTVLVIAHRLSTVERADNILVIDKGSVVEQGPHAELMARGGLYCKLVQRQIQGTELEAEDLSPSPAPVLKKGDKESEDDCKDTEYEPRY; encoded by the exons ATGAAGGTTGCAGTAATCATAGGCTTCAACCTGGTGTTCACGCTGGTGGATATTGTGGTCACCACAGTTCTGTATGCCCATGGATCAAGCCTTGATATATTTGCAGATGAATTAGAAGACTTTGACATACACCGCTCAACGCTGGACTTGTGGGGAATGGTCCTTATACGGGCCGTTCTTCTTCTGGGTGCCTCTATTGGTGTGTTCTTCAACAGGAGCGATGGCCCACGCAGAGTATCCAACCTGGGCACACTGGTGGCTCTCATCTGCCTCACCAATATGACTTACGCTCTGGCCAAGATGTTGATGCTTTCTGAGGAGGGGGATCTCATGTATGACCCCTGGTTCTTGAGTTTATTCTCCTGGACTTGTTTGTCAGCAATAGGCACCATGATCTCATGGAATCAGATGGCCCAGGCTTCCAGTGTTGTATCTGACAGGGAAGATAATgaggagagggagagattgGTGGATAGCATTGAGACAGAGGACGAATCCAGTGAGAAGAGTAGTAAATCAAAGAATGAACGTTCCCATTCAGGGGCCACGATTGGCCGTCTGTTATCGTACTGTAAGAAGGACTCTGCATTGCTGGGCAtagcttttttctttcttctcctgTCTGCTGTGT GTGAAGCTTTTATACCGTATTACACAGGAAAGGCAATAGATGGCATAGTTATTCATAAAAGCATGGATAGTTTTACCAAACCAATAATTACTCTCACTGTGTTGGCTTTGGTCAG cTCCGTAGCCAGTGGGTTTCGTGGAGGAGTCTTTTCTTTAACATTTGCCAGGTTGAACATTCGACTGCGAAATGTTCTCTTCAGATCACTAATGAATCAAGAAATTGGTTTCTTTGATGCAAACCATACAG GTGACATCACCTCTAGACTTACATCAGACACTACTCAGGTGAGCGATCTGATCTCACAGAACGTGAACCTGTTCCTGCGTAGCTTCGTGAAGGGTATGGGcatgttcatattcatgtttggGATGTCCTGGAAGTTGTCTCTAGTTACCCTCATGGGTTTCCCATACATTGGTGTCGTCTCCAAGCTTTACGGAGAGTATTACAAG AAACTAACCAAAGAAGTTCAGACAGCACTTGCTCAGGCCAATAAAGTTGCAGAAGAGACAATATCAGCAATGAGAACAGTACGAAGTTTTGCAAATGAGGAACAAGAGTGTGATTCGTACTACAACAGGCTACAAGAGATGTTCAGTCTCAACAAAAAGCAAGCGGTTGCCTATGCCTGCTACATGTGGTCCAGCTAT ATCTCCGAGTTGGCCTTACAAATAGCAATCCTGTTTTATGGAGGTCACCTGGTAGTGACAAATCAGATGAGTGGAGGCACCCTCATTTCCTTTATCATCTATGAGCTGGAGCTCGGAGAGGCCCTGGAg AATATATCATCGGTGTACACGGGTCTGATGCAGGGTGTCGGCGCTGCAGAGAAAGTGTTTGAATATATTGACAGAAAACCTAAACATGTTCTTGATGGCCAAGAAGCTCCGGAGGCATTTGAAGGGAAGGTGGAATTTAAAAACGTGACATTTGCCTATCCAGCACGGCCAGAAATGCATATATTAAAG AACGTGTCCTTCAGTCTATGCCCTGGGCAAATAACTGCTCTGGTAGGGCCCTCTGGTGGTGGTAAGAGCTCATGTGTGTGCTTGCTGGAGAACTTCTATGCCCCTCAGCAAGGTCACGTGCTAGTGGATGGGCGACCTGTAAACACTTACCAGCACAAGTATTATCACTCTCAG GTAGCACTAGTGGCTCAGGAACCTGTTTTGTTTGCTCGCACTGTTCAGATGAACATTTCTTATGGTTTGCCTGACGTTCCCATGGAGACCGTCATCAAAGCTGCTATTAATGCCAATGCACATGACTTTATAACTGGCCTCTCCAATGGTTATGATACTG gCGTTGGGGAGAAGGGCACTCAGCTGTCTGGAGGCCAAAAGCAGAGAGTTGCTATTGCTCGGGCTCTCATCAGAAACCCTCGGGTTCTTATTTTGGATGAAGCCACCAGTGCACTAGATTCAGAAAGTGAATACATA TTTCAGCAGGCTTTGAATAACTTAATGCGAGAGCACACGGTTTTAGTGATAGCTCACCGGTTGAGCACAGTGGAGAGAGCAGACAACATCCTGGTGATTGACAAAGGCTCTGTGGTGGAGCAGGGTCCTCATGCTGAACTCATGGCCAGAGGAGGCCTCTACTGCAAGCTGGTTCAGAGGCAGATTCAGGGGACTGAATTAGAGGCGGAGGATCTCAGCCCATCCCCTGCCCCAGTACTGAAGAAAGGAGATAAGGAGAGTGAAGATGACTGTAAGGACACTGAGTATGAACCAAGATACTAA